A part of Aegilops tauschii subsp. strangulata cultivar AL8/78 chromosome 2, Aet v6.0, whole genome shotgun sequence genomic DNA contains:
- the LOC109753583 gene encoding cytosolic sulfotransferase 5 — MPTLASMAIPEEGPVPFEDALVVIGTYLVSSPQQREEEHADLVATLPSALEANGVKKLRLYQGFWIRDIHVPAAIALQRQFEPRPDDVIVASLPKCGTTWLNALTFATMARKAYPPASADHPLRRLNPHQCLPFLEGLFKGGREAELELLPSPRLMNTHMPLPMVPSAVPGCRVVYVCRDPKDMAVSAWHFLRRLQPDLAFAVVFESVCDGAVAFGPVWDHVLSYWRASTAMPDKVLFLRYEELLRDPAKNVRKLARFIGMPFSAAEDEAGTVDSIVQLCSFGHLKGLDANKTGHLDPLLPVPRDALFRNGASGDWVNHMMPEMASHLDKIVADKMRGTGLTFQ, encoded by the coding sequence ATGCCGACCTTGGCTTCCATGGCGATTCCAGAAGAAGGACCGGTGCCTTTCGAGGACGCCCTTGTTGTTATAGGCACATACCTCGTATCCTCGCCGCAGCAGCgcgaggaagagcatgccgacCTTGTCGCCACCCTGCCGAGCGCGCTGGAGGCCAACGGTGTCAAGAAGCTCCGTCTTTACCAGGGCTTTTGGATACGGGATATCCACGTCCCGGCGGCCATCGCCCTCCAGCGGCAATTCGAGCCCCGCCCCGACGACGTCATTGTGGCCAGCTTGCCCAAGTGCGGCACCACGTGGCTCAACGCCTTGACCTTCGCGACGATGGCACGCAAGGCCTACCCACCCGCCAGCGCCGACCACCCGCTCCGCCGACTGAACCCGCACCAGTGCCTACCTTTCCTGGAGGGCCTGTTCAAGGGCGGCCGGGAGGCGGAGCTCGAGCTGCTCCCGTCCCCGCGCCTGATGAACACGCACATGCCGCTCCCAATGGTGCCGTCGGCCGTGCCCGGCTGCCGGGTCGTCTACGTATGCAGGGACCCGAAGGACATGGCCGTCTCGGCGTGGCATTTCCTCCGCCGCCTGCAGCCGGACCTGGCGTTCGCCGTCGTCTTCGAGTCCGTCTGCGACGGCGCGGTGGCGTTCGGCCCGGTATGGGACCACGTCCTCAGCTACTGGCGCGCGAGCACGGCGATGCCGGACAAGGTGCTCTTCCTGCGGTACGAGGAGCTGCTCCGCGACCCGGCCAAGAACGTCCGAAAGCTGGCGCGGTTCATCGGAATGCCATTCTCCGCAGCGGAGGACGAGGCCGGCACCGTCGACAGCATCGTCCAGCTCTGCAGCTTCGGGCACCTCAAGGGCCTGGACGCCAACAAAACCGGGCACTTGGATCCACTCCTCCCCGTCCCGCGTGATGCGCTCTTCAGGAATGGGGCGTCCGGCGATTGGGTGAACCACATGATGCCGGAAATGGCGAGCCATCTGGACAAGATCGTAGCTGATAAAATGCGCGGGACAGGGCTCACTTTTCAGTGA
- the LOC109753624 gene encoding cytosolic sulfotransferase 15 → MAQVESEIKESSTNESEALIATLPTREGWSTPLTLYNKCWLRSHMLRRFMLVRDNFKPRRDDIILATHPKSGTTWLKALAFTISTRSRCDFTDSPLLTNNPQRVVPFIGAMGGDLDFLETLPSPRLLATHLPPSLLPPAISTVGCRVVYLCREPKDAFVSRWHFDNKMSKGAPITLDDAFSMFCEGFSPFGPFWDHYLQYWKESLARPQEVMFLKYEEIVSDPLTVVKKLASFLDVPFTEEEEKSGVVDQVVSFCSFESLRNLDVNKTGGAERAGGKIFIQHSSLFRKGKVGDWVNHMSKEMGEKMDRLVEEKFRGSGLEF, encoded by the coding sequence ATGGCACAAGTTGAGTCTGAGATCAAAGAGAGCTCTACTAATGAGTCCGAAGCTCTCATAGCTACACTTCCCACAAGGGAAGGATGGTCCACGCCCCTCACCCTCTACAACAAGTGCTGGCTGAGATCACACATGCTCAGAAGATTCATGCTGGTGAGAGACAACTTCAAGCCCCGGCGCGACGACATCATCCTCGCCACCCACCCCAAGAGCGGCACCACCTGGCTCAAGGCCCTCGCCTTCACCATCTCCACCCGCTCCCGTTGCGACTTCACCGACAGCCCTCTGCTCACAAACAACCCACAGCGGGTCGTGCCCTTCATTGGAGCCATGGGTGGAGACCTCGACTTCCTTGAGACGCTCCCTTCGCCGAGGCTGCTGGCCACCCACCTGCCTCCCTCGCTGCTCCCGCCGGCCATCTCCACCGTCGGCTGCAGGGTCGTGTACCTCTGCCGCGAGCCCAAAGACGCCTTCGTGTCAAGGTGGCACTTCGACAACAAGATGAGCAAAGGGGCTCCTATCACCCTCGACGATGCATTCAGCATGTTCTGCGAAGGGTTCTCCCCGTTCGGGCCCTTCTGGGACCATTATCTCCAGTACTGGAAAGAAAGCTTGGCGAGGCCGCAAGAGGTGATGTTTCTCAAGTATGAAGAGATTGTGTCAGATCCGCTCACGGTTGTTAAGAAGCTTGCAAGCTTCCTCGATGTGCCCTTCACCgaagaggaggagaagagtgGGGTCGTCGATCAGGTTGTGAGCTTCTGCAGCTTCGAATCACTTCGCAACCTAGACGTCAACAAAACAGGCGGTGCTGAGCGTGCAGGAGGTAAGATTTTCATCCAGCACTCCTCACTGTTTAGGAAAGGGAAGGTTGGGGACTGGGTGAACCATATGAGCAAAGAAATGGGAGAAAAAATGGATCGCCTCGTGGAGGAGAAGTTCAGAGGATCTGGTCTAGAGTTCTGA